The proteins below come from a single Amphiura filiformis chromosome 15, Afil_fr2py, whole genome shotgun sequence genomic window:
- the LOC140171661 gene encoding uncharacterized protein encodes MYLIQKGRCEVLSKDSTKATATIGPGDFFGEFSFMFGGERSTTVQAVSHVDVLMLQHADFDEVLKDFPLIKNQIKEIEENKTFQKELQHVVSEDELATAGGNPKTIADLPNDEGHDNQPTSGKKKSAKFFKQLEGQEKEIHDVPFEQLGCFSRFMSKFLLKMTIIPEGFNAQVWEVCRVMIALMLAILYLFQAAFVHMSPYLWAICYVLDFVCLVDVYYRFHWAYYDDRGLLITHPVATAKRYMKNTFIVDLIACLPIEIIAYFAIRAWSPTGIQLPGGKSAY; translated from the exons GTGCTTTCTAAAGATTCGACAAAGGCTACAGCAACTATCGGACCTGGCGATTTCTTTGGTGAATTTTCTTTCATGTTTGGAGGCGAGCGCAGTACTACCGTGCAAGCTGTCTCCCACGTGGATGTTCTGATGCTCCAACATGCCGACTTTGATGAAGTTCTCAAGGATTTCCCTTTGATTAAAAA TCAAATCAAGgaaattgaagaaaataagaCCTTTCAGAAGGAACTTCAGCATGTTGTCAGTGAAGATGAACTTGCCACTGCCGGAGGCAATCCTAAAA CCATTGCAGATCTTCCGAATGACGAGGGACATGACAACCAACCGACAAGTGGAAAGAAGAAAAGTGCAAAGTTTTTCAAACAACTTGAAGG GCAAGAAAAGGAAATCCACGATGTACCATTCGAGCAGTTGGGTTGCTTCTCTCGCTTCATGAGCAAATTTCTCCTAAA GATGACAATTATACCAGAAGGATTCAATGCACAGGTTTGGGAAGTTTGCCGGGTGATGATCGCTTTGATGTTGGCAATCTTATACCTATTCCAAGCAGCATTCGTCCACATGAGTCCTTATCTTTGGGCGATCTGTTATGTTCTGGACTTTGTCTGCCTTGTAGATGT GTACTACCGCTTTCACTGGGCTTACTACGACGACCGAGGCTTGCTGATTACCCATCCTGTGGCAACGGCAAAGCGCTACATGAA AAACACCTTCATTGTAGACCTGATTGCCTGCCTCCCGATAGAAATCATCGCGTATTTTGCCATTCGAGCCTGGAGCC ccactGGCATTCAACTACCTGGAGGGAAATCTGCATATTGA
- the LOC140170969 gene encoding cyclic nucleotide-gated channel cone photoreceptor subunit alpha-like yields the protein MKIDDFVNMTPMQLYVVSLYWSSATGALVGYGDIVAYPNNGTEMSIAVFTMLFGMLYFGYIIASVAASMANADSQRADYQEKIVSANRYMNNKKVNPVLKQRIGSSVGNKKVNPVLKQRIGKRYQYMWLRTNGIDPESLFDGLTPTLKADVSVALYKDIIEEVPMFKGPMNAL from the exons ATGAAAATTGACGACTTCG TTAATATGACACCCATGCAGCTGTACGTTGTTAGTCTCTACTGGTCTTCTGCTACTGGCGCACTTGTCGGTTATGGTGACATCGTCGCTTACCCTAACAACGGGACTGAG ATGTCCATTGCTGTCTTTACCATGCTCTTCGGAATGCTCTACTTTGGGTACATCATTGCTAGTGTCGCTGCCAGCATGGCTAACGCTGATTCACAGCGAGCAGACTACCAAGAGAAAATTGTTTCAGCTAACAGATACATGAAT AACAAAAAGGTTAACCCAGTGCTCAAACAACGAATCGGCAGCAGCGTCGGC AACAAAAAGGTTAACCCAGTGCTCAAACAACGAATCGGCAAGCGTTACCAGTACATGTGGCTGAGGACCAACGGAATTGACCCGGAAAGTTTGTTTGATGGATTGACGCCAACACTGAAGGCTGACGTGTCCGTGGCTTTGTACAAAGACATCATAGAGGAG GTACCAATGTTCAAAGGACCGATGAATGCTTTATAA